TATGCCAGATTGCCAAAGAATACGGTCTGCCATACATACTCGATGGCTCAAATGTGGATGATATTTCTGATTTCCGACCGGGTAGAGAGGCTATTAAAGAGTCTGGCGGTCGGTCTTTACTGGAAGAAGTCGGATTGACTAAAAATGAAATCCGAGAGATATCAAAAATGATGGGATTACCTACCTTCGATAAACCCTCAATGGCCTGTCTTGCCTCCAGATTCCCTTATGGTATGCGGATTACTCCTCATGCTCTAAAAATAGTGGAATCTGCAGAAGAATTCATTAAAGGATTTGGCATATCTGTTGTCCGCATAAGGCACTATGGAAACTATTGCCGAATTGAAGTGCTTGAAGAAGAAATACCCCTCCTCCTGAAGAGGCAAAAGGAAATAGTGGCTAATCTCAAAAAACTTGGCTATACTTACATTAGCATTGACCTGGAAGGTTATCGAACCGGAAGTATGAATGAGGCGTAAAAAGAAGGTTGAGAAGGAGAAAAAGGAAAGATGTAATACATCAGTTATTTGGGGGAATGAAAATAGTAGGCAAGTAGGTAGTAGGGAAGTAGGAAAGGGATAAAGTATGTGCACGGTATTCCTCTTCTGGGGGCAATGTCTCCCCCTTTCCTACTTTCCTACTCTCCTACTTCCTACTTTCAGGAAAATCCCCCATTTCACTGACCCATTACGAAAGATAAGATTTTTTATTGACAATTCTTCCATTTTATGATATGATACTATTTATTATGCCTTTCAGAAGACAAATTCTTATTTTAGCCTTATTATTGTTTTTGAACAGAAATTTAGAGGCAAAAACAGTGGCTATCTTAGAATTTGAGGATTTAAGTAGCCCACTTAATCTTGCTGGTCAACAAATTTCTTATGATTTAATTGCATATTCTCTTGCAAAAGAGTTTAATATAATTGACCAGAGGGTAGTAAAAAAGGTATTTGATTTAGCCGCATTTAAAAAAATGGGTGTAATTACCAAAGATAGGGCGTATTCCTTAGGAAAATTATTAGATGCAGATGTATTGGTTATCGGTAATTACCAGGTTTTAGAAAGGGATTCATTATTAATAAATACCGCTTTTATTAATACCCATTATGAGGAAATCCCGGATTTAGATAAACAGATTCTCAATTGTTTTGAGCGAGTTTTTAGTTTAGAAGGTCGGATAAAAGAAATTGATAAAAAAGGTATTTTTATTGATATGGGAGAAGATGCGGGCTTAAAATTAGGGGATAATTTTGCAGTTATTCAGAATAATGTCTCAACAGGAAATGTAAAAATAGTCAAAGTAGATAAAGAATCTTCAGAAATAGTCCAAACCACAGATATAAAACTAAGTGTCGGTGATAAAGTCAGAAGATATCCACTGGAATGGACACCTAAGACCGCAAGACATTTAATTGTCAGCCCAACACCAGCCGCTCAACAAGTAGAAATTGATGAAAAATCGATTGGAGTCAGTCCACTTATCATCAAAAATATCCAGAACAAGGAAATTACATTAAAGATAACTAAAGCCAGGTATAAACCTACATTAGCCAGGATAAATTTCTATGATTATTCGCTGTTAAACCTTTCTTTTGCATTGCCTAAATCAGTTGAACAAGAGATAATTCCTAAGGTAGAAGGCTCGGTGCTTATTACCTCTTCACCATCATCAGCGTATGTCTATATGGGTAAAACCCTTAAAGGGATGACGCCTTTACTTATCTCTAATTTACCTGCGGGTGTGTATCGAATAAATATTGGAAAACCAGGATATGAGAATGTGGAAAACAGAGTGATAATAGATGGACCTGGTCAGAAAAAGGTAGATGTAAAACTAAAATCTATTCTCCCATCATTACCACCTAAAGAGGCACCACCAGAATTATTGACAGTTCAAACGCCAAATATTCTAAAAGAAGGTGAAATAGACATTGGGTTAAAGTATCCAGAAGGATTTATTCTGAGAGCCGCTTCACCAATAGAGAATTTAGAACTCCGTATCCAGGGATTAGGGATTGGAGCAAAGCAGACACTTTTAAAAAACCTCGCCTTAGATTTTTATTATCAGACTTATGATATGCGGGAACATCAGAAGGAAAAATCCTGCGGTATTTCCACACTTCTATCTGCACCAATTAAATTGCCATTCGGACATTCTGAATATTACTTAGGGGCAGGATTGTTAAGAAAAAATGCCCATAGTCAATTGCGATATAGTGGTGGTTTAATGAGCCAATTGACACGGGATTTGTTTTTATTACTTGAATATGATAAAATTGAGGGCTATGGTGTAGGTTTGAGATTCCCTCTTGCTCATCAATTTGAGGTTTTAATTGGTCTGGGTAAAGAAAATGGTGATTTTCGATACGATGCCGGGATATTTTTTAGGGGAAGTGTTAAATAAAATACTGGTAACATT
This genomic stretch from bacterium harbors:
- the larE gene encoding ATP-dependent sacrificial sulfur transferase LarE; translation: MTTDYSKIDKLKNILSEMGGVLIAYSGGVDSTLLVKIAYDVLVDRVLAVTARSPLYPTSEIESAKAMAKKLGIKHLIIDSDELKIPDFADNPRNRCYLCKRELFNQLCQIAKEYGLPYILDGSNVDDISDFRPGREAIKESGGRSLLEEVGLTKNEIREISKMMGLPTFDKPSMACLASRFPYGMRITPHALKIVESAEEFIKGFGISVVRIRHYGNYCRIEVLEEEIPLLLKRQKEIVANLKKLGYTYISIDLEGYRTGSMNEA
- a CDS encoding PEGA domain-containing protein codes for the protein MPFRRQILILALLLFLNRNLEAKTVAILEFEDLSSPLNLAGQQISYDLIAYSLAKEFNIIDQRVVKKVFDLAAFKKMGVITKDRAYSLGKLLDADVLVIGNYQVLERDSLLINTAFINTHYEEIPDLDKQILNCFERVFSLEGRIKEIDKKGIFIDMGEDAGLKLGDNFAVIQNNVSTGNVKIVKVDKESSEIVQTTDIKLSVGDKVRRYPLEWTPKTARHLIVSPTPAAQQVEIDEKSIGVSPLIIKNIQNKEITLKITKARYKPTLARINFYDYSLLNLSFALPKSVEQEIIPKVEGSVLITSSPSSAYVYMGKTLKGMTPLLISNLPAGVYRINIGKPGYENVENRVIIDGPGQKKVDVKLKSILPSLPPKEAPPELLTVQTPNILKEGEIDIGLKYPEGFILRAASPIENLELRIQGLGIGAKQTLLKNLALDFYYQTYDMREHQKEKSCGISTLLSAPIKLPFGHSEYYLGAGLLRKNAHSQLRYSGGLMSQLTRDLFLLLEYDKIEGYGVGLRFPLAHQFEVLIGLGKENGDFRYDAGIFFRGSVK